The Suncus etruscus isolate mSunEtr1 chromosome 14, mSunEtr1.pri.cur, whole genome shotgun sequence genome contains a region encoding:
- the LRRTM2 gene encoding leucine-rich repeat transmembrane neuronal protein 2 → MGLHFKWPLGAPMLAAIYAMSMVLKMLPALGMACPPKCRCEKLLFYCDSQGFHSVPNATDKSSLGLSLRHNQITELERDQFASFSQLTWLHLDHNQISTVREDAFQGLYKLKELILSSNKIFYLPNTTFTQLINLQNLDLSFNQLSSLHPELFYGLRKLQTLHLRSNSLRTIPVRLFWDCRSLEFLDLSTNRLRSLARNGFAGLIKLRELHLEHNQLTKINFAHFLRLSSLHTLFLRWNKISNLTCGMEWTWSTLEKLDLTGNEIKAIDLTVFETMPNLKILLMDNNKLSSLDSKILNSLKSLTTVGLSGNLWECSPRICALASWLGSFQGRWEHSILCHSPDHTQGEDILDAVHGFQLCWNLSTTVTAIATTYTDPTTEYTKRISSSSYHVADKEIPTTAGITVTTEEHFPEPDNAIFTQRVITGTMALLFSFFFIIFIVFISRKCCPPTLRRIRQCSMIQNHRQLRSQTRLHMSNMSDQGPYNEYEPTHEGPFIIINGYGQCKCQQLPYKECEV, encoded by the exons ATGG GCTTACATTTCAAGTGGCCATTAGGGGCTCCTATGCTGGCAGCAATATATGCAATGAGTATGGTTTTAAAAATGCTGCCTGCTCTGGGGATGGCGTGTCCACCCAAATGCCGCTGTGAGAAGCTGCTCTTCTACTGCGACTCTCAGGGCTTCCACTCAGTGCCAAACGCCACAGACAAGAGCTCTCTGGGCCTGTCTCTGAGACACAACCAGATCACAGAGCTCGAAAGGGATCAATTTGCCAGCTTCAGTCAACTTACCTGGCTCCACTTAGACCACAATCAAATTTCGACAGTAAGAGAAGATGCTTTTCAAGGACTCTATAAACTCAAGGAATTAATCTTAAGttccaacaaaatattttatttgccaaACACAACTTTTACCCAATTGATTAATCTGCAGAATTTGGACCTGTCTTTTAATCAGCTGTCATCTCTGCACCCAGAGCTCTTCTATGGCCTTCGGAAGCTGCAGACTTTGCATTTACGatccaactccctgcggactatCCCAGTACGCCTGTTTTGGGACTGTCGTAGTCTGGAGTTTCTGGATTTGAGCACAAATCGTTTGAGAAGTTTGGCTCGGAATGGATTTGCAGGATTAATCAAACTGAGAGAGCTTCACCTAGAGCACAACCAGCTGACAAAGATTAATTTTGCTCATTTCCTCCGGCTAAGTAGTCTGCACACACTCTTCTTGCGATGGAACAAAATTAGCAATTTGACGTGTGGAATGGAGTGGACCTGGAGCACTTTAGAAAAGCTAGACTTGACTGGGAATGAAATCAAAGCCATTGACCTGACAGTATTTGAGACCATGCCTAATCTTAAAATACTTCTCATGGATAACAACAAGTTAAGCAGTCTAGATTCCAAGATCTTAAACTCCCTGAAATCCCTCACTACAGTAGGGCTCTCTGGCAATCTGTGGGAGTGCAGCCCTCGAATCTGTGCTTTGGCCTCCTGGCTGGGCAGTTTCCAAGGTCGGTGGGAGCATTCGATCTTATGCCATAGCCCTGACCACACCCAAGGAGAGGATATTCTAGATGCAGTCCATGGATTTCAGCTCTGCTGGAATTTATCAACCACTGTCACAGCCATTGCTACAACTTATACAGATCCAACCACTGAATATACGAAAAGAATAAGCTCATCAAGTTACCATGTGGCAGACAAAGAAATCCCAACTACTGCAGGCATCACAGTTACTACTGAGGAACACTTTCCTGAACCAGACAATGCCATCTTCACTCAGAGAGTAATTACAGGAACAAtggctttattgttttctttcttttttattatttttatagtgttCATCTCCAGGAAGTGCTGCCCTCCCACTTTAAGGAGAATTAGGCAGTGCTCAATGATTCAGAACCACAGGCAGCTCCGATCCCAAACACGACTCCATATGTCAAACATGTCAGACCAAGGACCATATAATGAATATGAACCCACCCATGAAGGACCCTTCATCATCATTAATGGTTATGGACAGTGCAAGTGTCAGCAGCTGCCATACAAAGAATGCGAAGTATAA